In the genome of Phlebotomus papatasi isolate M1 chromosome 2, Ppap_2.1, whole genome shotgun sequence, one region contains:
- the LOC129804401 gene encoding striatin-interacting protein 1 homolog isoform X2 has protein sequence MGNSDDMLSMNNLYEHDLHDSVGQDCPDIAFAYDDTDAHMAEIAELYSYTEHPEFSKNVKAFEDQMEAYNLPPSWQKLSQTQKKSIVLKLMDQLDLSTKSVRMKAARCILYLAQGCWAEVQSDNEQQQVARDNVMLLYELGIFTMFVELLSLEIENATTANVAMRKVAVSLADSVDLRVILSVLYIITEVIRNEMTSEQEEFQQIVENFKQELLSPIGDEILIVKLLVMITRFCSGSAPHFPMKKVLLLLWKISLVSLGGMETLKKLKNEYRAKAGLPPMTDDTLEVGKSMRASSPPALASDMIDNQNPKRNRPFRRVRTNDMLQESLMKQSSLDEQEQINMEVDTPQSESEEEISEYYRTYDDPTTLNSDTSGTGNGSDTKMSNSNKPDWMFSPEPQLRIISRLPWTPKVRQKDIDMFLDVSRTKFIGYTLPDDRESLAGLPQPIHESVKTLKNHMYVSLADVQIKKEEEIDRNPISTSEGEIEMTPAEILYQAILPNLPQCMIALLKILLAAAPTSKAKTESINIMADVLPETMPITVTQSTKLGIDVNRHKEIIVKAVSAILLLYLKHLKINHIYQFEFMSQHLVFANCIPLVLKFFNQDIMGYVGSKNTIPIMDFPACVIGEQPELNSDSMVIGDSAPYSWRNIFSCINLLRILNKLIKWKHSRIMMLVVFKSAPILKRTLKVRHGLMQLYVLKLLKIQTKYLGRQWRKVNMKTISAIYSKVRHRLNDDWAFGNDLDARPWDFQAEECTLRACVDRFNNRRYLSSNASGNNRIASGQGEMIDLDGVIDLCANDLYGQQGRCIQSAAAYSVEDVELSEEFKEHYHLWLEEEVYSMEINWDALMVKVE, from the exons ATGGGCAATTCCGATGATATGCTGTCTATGAACAATCTCTACGAACACGATTTGCATGAT AGTGTCGGTCAGGATTGTCCGGACATTGCCTTTGCCTACGATGATACCGATGCTCATATGGCCGAAATAGCTGAATTGTATAGCTACACAGAACATCCGGAATTCTCAAAGAATGTCAAAGCCTTTGAGGATCAAATGGAGGCGTACAATCTTCCGCCAAGTTGGCAAAAGCTCTCGCAAACCCAAAAGAAATCAATTGTCCTGAAGCTCATGGATCAACTGGATTTGTCCACAAAGAGTGTGAGAATGAAAGCTGCCAGATGCATTCTGTACTTGGCTCAGGGATGCTGGGCAGAAGTACAGTCGGATAATGAGCAACAGCAAGTGGCCAGAGACAATGTTATGCTTCTCTATGAGTTGGGCATCTTTACAATGTTCGTAGAACTTCTAAGTCTGGAAATTGA gaatgctACCACAGCCAATGTGGCAATGCGAAAAGTTGCTGTTTCCCTGGCGGATTCAGTGGATCTGAGAGTTATTCTCTCTGTGCTCTACATCATCACTGAAGTTATTCGGAATGAAATGACCAGCGAACAGGAGGAATTCCAGCAGATTGTCGAAAATTTCAAACAAGAGCTAT TAAGTCCGATTGgagatgaaatattaattgtgaAGCTCTTGGTGATGATAACGAGATTTTGCAGTGGATCAGCTCCACATTTTCCCATGAAGAAGGTACTCCTTCTTCTCTGGAAGATCTCGCTTGTGAGTTTGGGTGGAATGGAGACGCTCAAAAAGTTGAAAA ATGAATATCGTGCAAAAGCGGGCTTGCCACCCATGACGGATGACACCCTCGAGGTGGGCAAGTCAATGAGGGCAAGTTCACCGCCTGCACTAGCGTCTGATATGATTGACAATCAGAATCCAAAGCGCAATCGTCCTTTCAGACGAGTACGTACGAACGATATGTTGCAAGAG AGTTTGATGAAACAGAGCTCACTGGATGAGCAGGAACAGATAAATATGGAAGTGGATACGCCACAGTCGGAAAGTGAGGAAGAAATTTCAGAGTACTACAGAACTTACGATGATCCGACAACTCTTAATTCTGACACAAGTGGCACGGGAAATGGGTCAGATACTAAAATGAGCAATTCTAATAAACCCGACTGGATGTTTAGTCCAGAACCGCAATTGCGGATAATCAGTCGACTGCCATGGACGCCAAAAGTTCGTCAGAAGGACATTGATATGTTTCTCGATGTGTCACGGACAAAGTTTATCGGATATACACTCCCGGATGACAGGGAGAGTCTAGCCGGATTGCCACAACCGATTCATGAGAGTGTCAAAACTCTAAAGAATCATATGTATGTGAGCCTGGCGGATGTGCAGATTAAGAAAGAGGAGGAAATTGATAGAAATCCCATTTCAACGTCTGAGGGTGAAATTGAGATGACACCAGCTGAGATTCTCTATCAGGCGATACTGCCTAATCTTCCGCAGTGTATGATTGCCCTGCTGAAGATTCTACTGGCAGCAGCACCAACGTCCAAGGCCAAAACTGAGAGTATCAATATCATGGCAGATGTTTTGCCAGAAACAATGCC GATAACAGTTACACAATCTACAAAGCTTGGCATTGATGTTAATCGTCATAAAGAGATCATCGTGAAGGCCGTTTCGGCTATTCTGCTGCTATATCTCAAGCATCTCAAGATTAATCACATTTATCAGTTTGAATTCATGTCACAACATCTTGTTTTTGCCAATTGCATTCCATTGGTCCTGAAATTTTTCAATCAGGACATTATGGGCTATGTAGGCTCCAAAAATACGATTCCCATCATGGATTTTCCGGCTTGTGTAATTGGGGAACAGCCTGAACTCAATTCAGACAGCATGGTTATTGGGGATTCAGCGCCGTATTCTTGGCGAAATATTTTCTCATGCATCAATTTACTGCGAATTctcaataaattgattaaatggaAACATTCGCGGATTATGATGCTGGTGGTTTTTAAGTCAGCACCGATTCTCAAGAGGACACTGAAGGTGCGTCATGGACTGATGCAGCTCTATGTGCTGAAACTCTTGAAGATTCAGACAAAGTATCTGGGAAGGCAGTGGAGAAAAGTCAATATGAAGACTATCAGTGCAATCTATTCTAAAGTTCGACATCGGCTCAATGATGACTGGGCTTTTGGAAATG ATCTCGATGCTCGTCCCTGGGACTTCCAGGCAGAGGAATGCACGCTGAGAGCATGCGTAGACCGCTTCAATAATCGCCGCTATCTCTCATCCAATGCCAGTGGAAACAATCGTATAGCGTCCGGGCAGGGCGAGATGATTGATCTGGATGGCGTGATTGATTTGTGTGCCAATGATTTGTACGGTCAGCAGGGCAGATGCATTCAAAGTGCTGCTGCTTACAGTGTTGAGGATGTTGAGTTGAGTGAAGAATTCAAGGAGCACTACCATCTCTGGCTGGAGGAAGAGGTGTACAGCATGGAAATCAATTGGGATGCTCTCATGGTGAAAGTTGAGTGA
- the LOC129804401 gene encoding striatin-interacting protein 1 homolog isoform X1, translating into MGNSDDMLSMNNLYEHDLHDALFMQSVGQDCPDIAFAYDDTDAHMAEIAELYSYTEHPEFSKNVKAFEDQMEAYNLPPSWQKLSQTQKKSIVLKLMDQLDLSTKSVRMKAARCILYLAQGCWAEVQSDNEQQQVARDNVMLLYELGIFTMFVELLSLEIENATTANVAMRKVAVSLADSVDLRVILSVLYIITEVIRNEMTSEQEEFQQIVENFKQELLSPIGDEILIVKLLVMITRFCSGSAPHFPMKKVLLLLWKISLVSLGGMETLKKLKNEYRAKAGLPPMTDDTLEVGKSMRASSPPALASDMIDNQNPKRNRPFRRVRTNDMLQESLMKQSSLDEQEQINMEVDTPQSESEEEISEYYRTYDDPTTLNSDTSGTGNGSDTKMSNSNKPDWMFSPEPQLRIISRLPWTPKVRQKDIDMFLDVSRTKFIGYTLPDDRESLAGLPQPIHESVKTLKNHMYVSLADVQIKKEEEIDRNPISTSEGEIEMTPAEILYQAILPNLPQCMIALLKILLAAAPTSKAKTESINIMADVLPETMPITVTQSTKLGIDVNRHKEIIVKAVSAILLLYLKHLKINHIYQFEFMSQHLVFANCIPLVLKFFNQDIMGYVGSKNTIPIMDFPACVIGEQPELNSDSMVIGDSAPYSWRNIFSCINLLRILNKLIKWKHSRIMMLVVFKSAPILKRTLKVRHGLMQLYVLKLLKIQTKYLGRQWRKVNMKTISAIYSKVRHRLNDDWAFGNDLDARPWDFQAEECTLRACVDRFNNRRYLSSNASGNNRIASGQGEMIDLDGVIDLCANDLYGQQGRCIQSAAAYSVEDVELSEEFKEHYHLWLEEEVYSMEINWDALMVKVE; encoded by the exons ATGGGCAATTCCGATGATATGCTGTCTATGAACAATCTCTACGAACACGATTTGCATGAT GCTCTTTTCATGCAGAGTGTCGGTCAGGATTGTCCGGACATTGCCTTTGCCTACGATGATACCGATGCTCATATGGCCGAAATAGCTGAATTGTATAGCTACACAGAACATCCGGAATTCTCAAAGAATGTCAAAGCCTTTGAGGATCAAATGGAGGCGTACAATCTTCCGCCAAGTTGGCAAAAGCTCTCGCAAACCCAAAAGAAATCAATTGTCCTGAAGCTCATGGATCAACTGGATTTGTCCACAAAGAGTGTGAGAATGAAAGCTGCCAGATGCATTCTGTACTTGGCTCAGGGATGCTGGGCAGAAGTACAGTCGGATAATGAGCAACAGCAAGTGGCCAGAGACAATGTTATGCTTCTCTATGAGTTGGGCATCTTTACAATGTTCGTAGAACTTCTAAGTCTGGAAATTGA gaatgctACCACAGCCAATGTGGCAATGCGAAAAGTTGCTGTTTCCCTGGCGGATTCAGTGGATCTGAGAGTTATTCTCTCTGTGCTCTACATCATCACTGAAGTTATTCGGAATGAAATGACCAGCGAACAGGAGGAATTCCAGCAGATTGTCGAAAATTTCAAACAAGAGCTAT TAAGTCCGATTGgagatgaaatattaattgtgaAGCTCTTGGTGATGATAACGAGATTTTGCAGTGGATCAGCTCCACATTTTCCCATGAAGAAGGTACTCCTTCTTCTCTGGAAGATCTCGCTTGTGAGTTTGGGTGGAATGGAGACGCTCAAAAAGTTGAAAA ATGAATATCGTGCAAAAGCGGGCTTGCCACCCATGACGGATGACACCCTCGAGGTGGGCAAGTCAATGAGGGCAAGTTCACCGCCTGCACTAGCGTCTGATATGATTGACAATCAGAATCCAAAGCGCAATCGTCCTTTCAGACGAGTACGTACGAACGATATGTTGCAAGAG AGTTTGATGAAACAGAGCTCACTGGATGAGCAGGAACAGATAAATATGGAAGTGGATACGCCACAGTCGGAAAGTGAGGAAGAAATTTCAGAGTACTACAGAACTTACGATGATCCGACAACTCTTAATTCTGACACAAGTGGCACGGGAAATGGGTCAGATACTAAAATGAGCAATTCTAATAAACCCGACTGGATGTTTAGTCCAGAACCGCAATTGCGGATAATCAGTCGACTGCCATGGACGCCAAAAGTTCGTCAGAAGGACATTGATATGTTTCTCGATGTGTCACGGACAAAGTTTATCGGATATACACTCCCGGATGACAGGGAGAGTCTAGCCGGATTGCCACAACCGATTCATGAGAGTGTCAAAACTCTAAAGAATCATATGTATGTGAGCCTGGCGGATGTGCAGATTAAGAAAGAGGAGGAAATTGATAGAAATCCCATTTCAACGTCTGAGGGTGAAATTGAGATGACACCAGCTGAGATTCTCTATCAGGCGATACTGCCTAATCTTCCGCAGTGTATGATTGCCCTGCTGAAGATTCTACTGGCAGCAGCACCAACGTCCAAGGCCAAAACTGAGAGTATCAATATCATGGCAGATGTTTTGCCAGAAACAATGCC GATAACAGTTACACAATCTACAAAGCTTGGCATTGATGTTAATCGTCATAAAGAGATCATCGTGAAGGCCGTTTCGGCTATTCTGCTGCTATATCTCAAGCATCTCAAGATTAATCACATTTATCAGTTTGAATTCATGTCACAACATCTTGTTTTTGCCAATTGCATTCCATTGGTCCTGAAATTTTTCAATCAGGACATTATGGGCTATGTAGGCTCCAAAAATACGATTCCCATCATGGATTTTCCGGCTTGTGTAATTGGGGAACAGCCTGAACTCAATTCAGACAGCATGGTTATTGGGGATTCAGCGCCGTATTCTTGGCGAAATATTTTCTCATGCATCAATTTACTGCGAATTctcaataaattgattaaatggaAACATTCGCGGATTATGATGCTGGTGGTTTTTAAGTCAGCACCGATTCTCAAGAGGACACTGAAGGTGCGTCATGGACTGATGCAGCTCTATGTGCTGAAACTCTTGAAGATTCAGACAAAGTATCTGGGAAGGCAGTGGAGAAAAGTCAATATGAAGACTATCAGTGCAATCTATTCTAAAGTTCGACATCGGCTCAATGATGACTGGGCTTTTGGAAATG ATCTCGATGCTCGTCCCTGGGACTTCCAGGCAGAGGAATGCACGCTGAGAGCATGCGTAGACCGCTTCAATAATCGCCGCTATCTCTCATCCAATGCCAGTGGAAACAATCGTATAGCGTCCGGGCAGGGCGAGATGATTGATCTGGATGGCGTGATTGATTTGTGTGCCAATGATTTGTACGGTCAGCAGGGCAGATGCATTCAAAGTGCTGCTGCTTACAGTGTTGAGGATGTTGAGTTGAGTGAAGAATTCAAGGAGCACTACCATCTCTGGCTGGAGGAAGAGGTGTACAGCATGGAAATCAATTGGGATGCTCTCATGGTGAAAGTTGAGTGA
- the LOC129804401 gene encoding striatin-interacting protein 1 homolog isoform X4: MGNSDDMLSMNNLYEHDLHDSVGQDCPDIAFAYDDTDAHMAEIAELYSYTEHPEFSKNVKAFEDQMEAYNLPPSWQKLSQTQKKSIVLKLMDQLDLSTKSVRMKAARCILYLAQGCWAEVQSDNEQQQVARDNVMLLYELGIFTMFVELLSLEIENATTANVAMRKVAVSLADSVDLRVILSVLYIITEVIRNEMTSEQEEFQQIVENFKQELLSPIGDEILIVKLLVMITRFCSGSAPHFPMKKVLLLLWKISLVSLGGMETLKKLKNEYRAKAGLPPMTDDTLEVGKSMRASSPPALASDMIDNQNPKRNRPFRRSLMKQSSLDEQEQINMEVDTPQSESEEEISEYYRTYDDPTTLNSDTSGTGNGSDTKMSNSNKPDWMFSPEPQLRIISRLPWTPKVRQKDIDMFLDVSRTKFIGYTLPDDRESLAGLPQPIHESVKTLKNHMYVSLADVQIKKEEEIDRNPISTSEGEIEMTPAEILYQAILPNLPQCMIALLKILLAAAPTSKAKTESINIMADVLPETMPITVTQSTKLGIDVNRHKEIIVKAVSAILLLYLKHLKINHIYQFEFMSQHLVFANCIPLVLKFFNQDIMGYVGSKNTIPIMDFPACVIGEQPELNSDSMVIGDSAPYSWRNIFSCINLLRILNKLIKWKHSRIMMLVVFKSAPILKRTLKVRHGLMQLYVLKLLKIQTKYLGRQWRKVNMKTISAIYSKVRHRLNDDWAFGNDLDARPWDFQAEECTLRACVDRFNNRRYLSSNASGNNRIASGQGEMIDLDGVIDLCANDLYGQQGRCIQSAAAYSVEDVELSEEFKEHYHLWLEEEVYSMEINWDALMVKVE, encoded by the exons ATGGGCAATTCCGATGATATGCTGTCTATGAACAATCTCTACGAACACGATTTGCATGAT AGTGTCGGTCAGGATTGTCCGGACATTGCCTTTGCCTACGATGATACCGATGCTCATATGGCCGAAATAGCTGAATTGTATAGCTACACAGAACATCCGGAATTCTCAAAGAATGTCAAAGCCTTTGAGGATCAAATGGAGGCGTACAATCTTCCGCCAAGTTGGCAAAAGCTCTCGCAAACCCAAAAGAAATCAATTGTCCTGAAGCTCATGGATCAACTGGATTTGTCCACAAAGAGTGTGAGAATGAAAGCTGCCAGATGCATTCTGTACTTGGCTCAGGGATGCTGGGCAGAAGTACAGTCGGATAATGAGCAACAGCAAGTGGCCAGAGACAATGTTATGCTTCTCTATGAGTTGGGCATCTTTACAATGTTCGTAGAACTTCTAAGTCTGGAAATTGA gaatgctACCACAGCCAATGTGGCAATGCGAAAAGTTGCTGTTTCCCTGGCGGATTCAGTGGATCTGAGAGTTATTCTCTCTGTGCTCTACATCATCACTGAAGTTATTCGGAATGAAATGACCAGCGAACAGGAGGAATTCCAGCAGATTGTCGAAAATTTCAAACAAGAGCTAT TAAGTCCGATTGgagatgaaatattaattgtgaAGCTCTTGGTGATGATAACGAGATTTTGCAGTGGATCAGCTCCACATTTTCCCATGAAGAAGGTACTCCTTCTTCTCTGGAAGATCTCGCTTGTGAGTTTGGGTGGAATGGAGACGCTCAAAAAGTTGAAAA ATGAATATCGTGCAAAAGCGGGCTTGCCACCCATGACGGATGACACCCTCGAGGTGGGCAAGTCAATGAGGGCAAGTTCACCGCCTGCACTAGCGTCTGATATGATTGACAATCAGAATCCAAAGCGCAATCGTCCTTTCAGACGA AGTTTGATGAAACAGAGCTCACTGGATGAGCAGGAACAGATAAATATGGAAGTGGATACGCCACAGTCGGAAAGTGAGGAAGAAATTTCAGAGTACTACAGAACTTACGATGATCCGACAACTCTTAATTCTGACACAAGTGGCACGGGAAATGGGTCAGATACTAAAATGAGCAATTCTAATAAACCCGACTGGATGTTTAGTCCAGAACCGCAATTGCGGATAATCAGTCGACTGCCATGGACGCCAAAAGTTCGTCAGAAGGACATTGATATGTTTCTCGATGTGTCACGGACAAAGTTTATCGGATATACACTCCCGGATGACAGGGAGAGTCTAGCCGGATTGCCACAACCGATTCATGAGAGTGTCAAAACTCTAAAGAATCATATGTATGTGAGCCTGGCGGATGTGCAGATTAAGAAAGAGGAGGAAATTGATAGAAATCCCATTTCAACGTCTGAGGGTGAAATTGAGATGACACCAGCTGAGATTCTCTATCAGGCGATACTGCCTAATCTTCCGCAGTGTATGATTGCCCTGCTGAAGATTCTACTGGCAGCAGCACCAACGTCCAAGGCCAAAACTGAGAGTATCAATATCATGGCAGATGTTTTGCCAGAAACAATGCC GATAACAGTTACACAATCTACAAAGCTTGGCATTGATGTTAATCGTCATAAAGAGATCATCGTGAAGGCCGTTTCGGCTATTCTGCTGCTATATCTCAAGCATCTCAAGATTAATCACATTTATCAGTTTGAATTCATGTCACAACATCTTGTTTTTGCCAATTGCATTCCATTGGTCCTGAAATTTTTCAATCAGGACATTATGGGCTATGTAGGCTCCAAAAATACGATTCCCATCATGGATTTTCCGGCTTGTGTAATTGGGGAACAGCCTGAACTCAATTCAGACAGCATGGTTATTGGGGATTCAGCGCCGTATTCTTGGCGAAATATTTTCTCATGCATCAATTTACTGCGAATTctcaataaattgattaaatggaAACATTCGCGGATTATGATGCTGGTGGTTTTTAAGTCAGCACCGATTCTCAAGAGGACACTGAAGGTGCGTCATGGACTGATGCAGCTCTATGTGCTGAAACTCTTGAAGATTCAGACAAAGTATCTGGGAAGGCAGTGGAGAAAAGTCAATATGAAGACTATCAGTGCAATCTATTCTAAAGTTCGACATCGGCTCAATGATGACTGGGCTTTTGGAAATG ATCTCGATGCTCGTCCCTGGGACTTCCAGGCAGAGGAATGCACGCTGAGAGCATGCGTAGACCGCTTCAATAATCGCCGCTATCTCTCATCCAATGCCAGTGGAAACAATCGTATAGCGTCCGGGCAGGGCGAGATGATTGATCTGGATGGCGTGATTGATTTGTGTGCCAATGATTTGTACGGTCAGCAGGGCAGATGCATTCAAAGTGCTGCTGCTTACAGTGTTGAGGATGTTGAGTTGAGTGAAGAATTCAAGGAGCACTACCATCTCTGGCTGGAGGAAGAGGTGTACAGCATGGAAATCAATTGGGATGCTCTCATGGTGAAAGTTGAGTGA
- the LOC129804401 gene encoding striatin-interacting protein 1 homolog isoform X3 yields MGNSDDMLSMNNLYEHDLHDALFMQSVGQDCPDIAFAYDDTDAHMAEIAELYSYTEHPEFSKNVKAFEDQMEAYNLPPSWQKLSQTQKKSIVLKLMDQLDLSTKSVRMKAARCILYLAQGCWAEVQSDNEQQQVARDNVMLLYELGIFTMFVELLSLEIENATTANVAMRKVAVSLADSVDLRVILSVLYIITEVIRNEMTSEQEEFQQIVENFKQELLSPIGDEILIVKLLVMITRFCSGSAPHFPMKKVLLLLWKISLVSLGGMETLKKLKNEYRAKAGLPPMTDDTLEVGKSMRASSPPALASDMIDNQNPKRNRPFRRSLMKQSSLDEQEQINMEVDTPQSESEEEISEYYRTYDDPTTLNSDTSGTGNGSDTKMSNSNKPDWMFSPEPQLRIISRLPWTPKVRQKDIDMFLDVSRTKFIGYTLPDDRESLAGLPQPIHESVKTLKNHMYVSLADVQIKKEEEIDRNPISTSEGEIEMTPAEILYQAILPNLPQCMIALLKILLAAAPTSKAKTESINIMADVLPETMPITVTQSTKLGIDVNRHKEIIVKAVSAILLLYLKHLKINHIYQFEFMSQHLVFANCIPLVLKFFNQDIMGYVGSKNTIPIMDFPACVIGEQPELNSDSMVIGDSAPYSWRNIFSCINLLRILNKLIKWKHSRIMMLVVFKSAPILKRTLKVRHGLMQLYVLKLLKIQTKYLGRQWRKVNMKTISAIYSKVRHRLNDDWAFGNDLDARPWDFQAEECTLRACVDRFNNRRYLSSNASGNNRIASGQGEMIDLDGVIDLCANDLYGQQGRCIQSAAAYSVEDVELSEEFKEHYHLWLEEEVYSMEINWDALMVKVE; encoded by the exons ATGGGCAATTCCGATGATATGCTGTCTATGAACAATCTCTACGAACACGATTTGCATGAT GCTCTTTTCATGCAGAGTGTCGGTCAGGATTGTCCGGACATTGCCTTTGCCTACGATGATACCGATGCTCATATGGCCGAAATAGCTGAATTGTATAGCTACACAGAACATCCGGAATTCTCAAAGAATGTCAAAGCCTTTGAGGATCAAATGGAGGCGTACAATCTTCCGCCAAGTTGGCAAAAGCTCTCGCAAACCCAAAAGAAATCAATTGTCCTGAAGCTCATGGATCAACTGGATTTGTCCACAAAGAGTGTGAGAATGAAAGCTGCCAGATGCATTCTGTACTTGGCTCAGGGATGCTGGGCAGAAGTACAGTCGGATAATGAGCAACAGCAAGTGGCCAGAGACAATGTTATGCTTCTCTATGAGTTGGGCATCTTTACAATGTTCGTAGAACTTCTAAGTCTGGAAATTGA gaatgctACCACAGCCAATGTGGCAATGCGAAAAGTTGCTGTTTCCCTGGCGGATTCAGTGGATCTGAGAGTTATTCTCTCTGTGCTCTACATCATCACTGAAGTTATTCGGAATGAAATGACCAGCGAACAGGAGGAATTCCAGCAGATTGTCGAAAATTTCAAACAAGAGCTAT TAAGTCCGATTGgagatgaaatattaattgtgaAGCTCTTGGTGATGATAACGAGATTTTGCAGTGGATCAGCTCCACATTTTCCCATGAAGAAGGTACTCCTTCTTCTCTGGAAGATCTCGCTTGTGAGTTTGGGTGGAATGGAGACGCTCAAAAAGTTGAAAA ATGAATATCGTGCAAAAGCGGGCTTGCCACCCATGACGGATGACACCCTCGAGGTGGGCAAGTCAATGAGGGCAAGTTCACCGCCTGCACTAGCGTCTGATATGATTGACAATCAGAATCCAAAGCGCAATCGTCCTTTCAGACGA AGTTTGATGAAACAGAGCTCACTGGATGAGCAGGAACAGATAAATATGGAAGTGGATACGCCACAGTCGGAAAGTGAGGAAGAAATTTCAGAGTACTACAGAACTTACGATGATCCGACAACTCTTAATTCTGACACAAGTGGCACGGGAAATGGGTCAGATACTAAAATGAGCAATTCTAATAAACCCGACTGGATGTTTAGTCCAGAACCGCAATTGCGGATAATCAGTCGACTGCCATGGACGCCAAAAGTTCGTCAGAAGGACATTGATATGTTTCTCGATGTGTCACGGACAAAGTTTATCGGATATACACTCCCGGATGACAGGGAGAGTCTAGCCGGATTGCCACAACCGATTCATGAGAGTGTCAAAACTCTAAAGAATCATATGTATGTGAGCCTGGCGGATGTGCAGATTAAGAAAGAGGAGGAAATTGATAGAAATCCCATTTCAACGTCTGAGGGTGAAATTGAGATGACACCAGCTGAGATTCTCTATCAGGCGATACTGCCTAATCTTCCGCAGTGTATGATTGCCCTGCTGAAGATTCTACTGGCAGCAGCACCAACGTCCAAGGCCAAAACTGAGAGTATCAATATCATGGCAGATGTTTTGCCAGAAACAATGCC GATAACAGTTACACAATCTACAAAGCTTGGCATTGATGTTAATCGTCATAAAGAGATCATCGTGAAGGCCGTTTCGGCTATTCTGCTGCTATATCTCAAGCATCTCAAGATTAATCACATTTATCAGTTTGAATTCATGTCACAACATCTTGTTTTTGCCAATTGCATTCCATTGGTCCTGAAATTTTTCAATCAGGACATTATGGGCTATGTAGGCTCCAAAAATACGATTCCCATCATGGATTTTCCGGCTTGTGTAATTGGGGAACAGCCTGAACTCAATTCAGACAGCATGGTTATTGGGGATTCAGCGCCGTATTCTTGGCGAAATATTTTCTCATGCATCAATTTACTGCGAATTctcaataaattgattaaatggaAACATTCGCGGATTATGATGCTGGTGGTTTTTAAGTCAGCACCGATTCTCAAGAGGACACTGAAGGTGCGTCATGGACTGATGCAGCTCTATGTGCTGAAACTCTTGAAGATTCAGACAAAGTATCTGGGAAGGCAGTGGAGAAAAGTCAATATGAAGACTATCAGTGCAATCTATTCTAAAGTTCGACATCGGCTCAATGATGACTGGGCTTTTGGAAATG ATCTCGATGCTCGTCCCTGGGACTTCCAGGCAGAGGAATGCACGCTGAGAGCATGCGTAGACCGCTTCAATAATCGCCGCTATCTCTCATCCAATGCCAGTGGAAACAATCGTATAGCGTCCGGGCAGGGCGAGATGATTGATCTGGATGGCGTGATTGATTTGTGTGCCAATGATTTGTACGGTCAGCAGGGCAGATGCATTCAAAGTGCTGCTGCTTACAGTGTTGAGGATGTTGAGTTGAGTGAAGAATTCAAGGAGCACTACCATCTCTGGCTGGAGGAAGAGGTGTACAGCATGGAAATCAATTGGGATGCTCTCATGGTGAAAGTTGAGTGA
- the LOC129804402 gene encoding ER membrane protein complex subunit 7 homolog: MRINLNIFVVLLCYCGLGWAADVSLDEIEDQGRYTIEGRVYPPELFPDSESLWQKDTIVNINGGEYLGFLREDGSFIISGVPSGSYVLEIVNADYIYESVRVEINPKGKFRARKVNFVQPSQVIQVPYPLKLKALTRFKYFQMREQWKITDFLFNPMVLMMILPLLLMLVLPKMMSDPEAKKEMENLNLSKMTNEMPEISEVITSFFTGGQPKQEKQKPAVKSQTKRRNKE; this comes from the exons ATGAggataaatttgaatattttcgtGGTTCTCCTGTGCTATTGTGGCTTAGGATGGGCTGCTGATGTGTCCTTGGATGAGATAGAGGACCAAGGAAGGTACACAATTGAAGGCAGAGTGTATCCTCCGGAATTGTTCCCAGACTCAGAATCACTCTGGCAGAAGGACACGATTGTTAACATAAATGGAGGTGAATACCTGGGATTCCTGCGCGAGGATGGATCCTTCATCATCAGTGGTGTTCCCTCTGGAAGCTACGTGCTCGAAATAGTCAATGCAGACTACATCTACGAGTCG GTTCGCGTGGAAATTAATCCAAAAGGAAAATTCCGAGCTAGAAAGGTGAATTTCGTGCAGCCTTCACAGGTCATCCAAGTGCCATATCCGTTAAAGTTGAAGGCACTTACTCGCTTCAAGTATTTCCAGATGCGGGAGCAGTGGAAG ATTACTGATTTCCTATTCAACCCAATGGTTCTGATGATGATTCTGCCACTCCTGCTTATGCTAGTGCTCCCTAAGATGATGTCAGATCCGGAAGCCAAGAAAGAAATGGAAAATCTCAATCTTTCAAAG ATGACGAATGAAATGCCTGAGATCAGCGAGGTCATCACATCCTTCTTCACTGGGGGCCAACCAAAGCAAGAGAAACAGAAGCCAGCTGTGAAGTCTCAGACCAAGAGAAGAAACAAAGAATAa